The following is a genomic window from Chryseobacterium sp. StRB126.
ATAAGCTACCTTTTTACCATCGGGAGAAAACTTCGCAAACATTAATGAGGATGTTGGCAGGTCTTTCCCGAGCTGAGTAAGCTTCTTGGTATTTTTATCAAAGATCCAGTAGTCTCCGCGGGTATTGTCTCGCCAAACTTTCTGGGTATTGGTGAAAAGCAACAGACTTTTACCATCCGGTGATACCTGAAAACTCTGTACTTCTAAAGCCGTAGAACTTCCCGAAGGAATCAATTCATTATTGCTTAAAAAAGCCTGATCTTTTCCGGGATTCAGCACATCAATAATCCCAACACCATTTTTAGTAAATGAATAATAAGCATTGCCATCAGGAGTCCATTGTGTTTTTTGGGCTGCCAATGGCGACAGACACAGGAAGTAAAGGGCAATAGCCGTTATTTTTTTAATATTCTTCATATATATGATTTCTTACGCTAAATGTTCTGTTCTGTAGTTTTCAATTTCATCAACCGTAGTAATCAATCCGTTTCCAAGAAGCCTGTAACCATCATCTGTAATCAAGAAATCGTCTTCAACACGAACGCCACCGAAGTTTCGGTATTCATTTACTTTATCATAGTTAATAAATTCCGCATTTTTATTTTCAGACTGCCAGATATCAATCAACTCCGGAATCATATAAATACCAGGTTCCACCGTCACTACATATCCGGATTCTAAAGCTTTTCCTAAACGTAAAGATTTAAGGCCAAATGTTTGGGTATCTTTTGGTTCTTCCTCTGTATACCCGATATATTGCTCTCCAAGATCCTCCATATCATGCACATCCAATCCCATTATATGGCCTAATCCACACTGGAAAAATAGGGTATGGGCATTGTTTTTCACTGCTTCTTCAGGATTTCCTTTCATTAATCCCAAATCAACAAGCCCTTCTACCAGATATTCAGAAGCTTTCAGATAAATATCTTTAAACTTAACTCCAGGTTTCAAAAGATGATGGGCATTATTAAATGAATTCAAAACGATCTCATAGATTTCCTTTTGCTTTGTACTGAAGGTTTTGCTTACCGGAAATGTTCTGGTTAAGTCACCCGCATATCCCATAGCCGTTTCAGCACCGGAGTCATTAAGGAAAAGATCTCCGTCTTTCAGGGTATTCAGACGGTAATGATTATGAAGAATCCCTCCGTTTATAGTAACAATCGGGGGATAAGACATCTGACATTCTTTGTTAGCAGCAAGATATTGAATAGCATTAGCAATCTCATATTCTTTAATACCCGGCTTGGCCATTCTCATCGCCAAAAGATGCATTTCATTGGATACGTTCACGGCTTCTTCTATCTGTACAATTTCCTGAGCTTCTTTTACAGAACGTTGTTTTACAACAGCTTTAATCATTCCCACAGAAGGCTGTAACTCTGTTATTTTAATTCCTAAAAGATCTGTCAGTACAATTTTATTAGAAGGCTGATAGGGTGGAAGATAATGCACCTTTCTGCCGGATGCTTGTGCTTTCAGAAGGTATTGAGAAAGCTCTGCATATGGTAATGTTTCCTGTACTCCGGATTTCAGGCTCTTTTCTTTCAAGGTTTCCTGTCTGCCCATCCATACAATGTCATCAATACTCAGTTCATCTCCGAAAACAATCGTCTTATTCTCATCAATGTCAATAATTGCTGCAATCTTAGGCTCCTGAATCCCGAAATAATACAGAAAAGTACTGTCCTGACGGAAATAATAAGGATTGTGCTCAAAATTTACAGGATTCTCTATATTTCCTAAAAATAATAGAATTCCATTGGCCACATTGCCCTGCAATACGGCTCTTCTGTCTTGATAAGTCTGTGCTGAAAACATATATTATGAATACTTTTTATTTTAAAAGTTTAAAGTTACGATTTTGTACTATTTGAAGTCCTTTATTCATTAAAATTATGAAGATGTAAAGTTTGTATTTTAATATCATATGTAATGTTCATATTTTGCTTAAATTCGGCAATATTTTAACCTATCTATTCATTGGTCTTATAAAGTATTGATTTATGAAGAGTCTTCAGTTTTCAGTCCCTGCCGACACCAACAAAAGTATCCGTATTCAGGAAGATATTATGCCTAATTTCTATCCTTACTTCCATCGGCATACCGAAACACAGATCATGTGGATCCTTAAGGGACATGGTACTCTCGCCATAGAACAAAACCTTTTCACCTTTGAACCTGGAGATATTTTCTATCTGGGAGCCAATCAGTCTCACGTTTTCAAGGGTGATTTTGCTGAAAATGAAAAACAAAAAGTTCATGCTATTTCTATTTTCTTCGATCCTGATAAAAAAATATCAGCCTTTTTTGATTTACCTGAATTTGAAGAACTTAAAAACTTCATCGAACATTCAAAAGTAGGGTTTCAGGTTGCTTTAAAATTAAAAAAAAGTATAGGAGAAAGCATGGCAGCCTTACAAAAGACACAAGGGATAGAACAAATTATAGACTTTATAAAGATTTTAAACCACCTGATGCAGAACAGACAGCTGCATATTCCGCTATCTTCAGAAAAGAATCTACCAAATCATATCTCTGAAAACGACCAGCGAATTATAGATGCACAAAATTATATTAAGAAAAATTTCACTCAACAGAAGCTTACCCTTGACGCTATTGCCAAAGAAGCCTGTATGACACCTCAGGCATTCTGCAGATCCTTTAAAAAACGCACCAGAATTACTTATATTCAATATCTTAATGAATTACGGGTACAAAGAGCCTGCAGATTATTAACCTCGAGCAGCATGTACAGCATCTCTTCTGTTGCTTTTAACAGCGGATTCAATAGTTTGACCAATTTCAACCGGGTTTTTAAATCCATTATGAAGTACTCCCCAAAAGAATATCTGAAGCATTATAAAGAAGCAACAATGGACCACGAATAACAACATGTTAAAATACGGTCAGTATTT
Proteins encoded in this region:
- a CDS encoding aminopeptidase P family protein is translated as MFSAQTYQDRRAVLQGNVANGILLFLGNIENPVNFEHNPYYFRQDSTFLYYFGIQEPKIAAIIDIDENKTIVFGDELSIDDIVWMGRQETLKEKSLKSGVQETLPYAELSQYLLKAQASGRKVHYLPPYQPSNKIVLTDLLGIKITELQPSVGMIKAVVKQRSVKEAQEIVQIEEAVNVSNEMHLLAMRMAKPGIKEYEIANAIQYLAANKECQMSYPPIVTINGGILHNHYRLNTLKDGDLFLNDSGAETAMGYAGDLTRTFPVSKTFSTKQKEIYEIVLNSFNNAHHLLKPGVKFKDIYLKASEYLVEGLVDLGLMKGNPEEAVKNNAHTLFFQCGLGHIMGLDVHDMEDLGEQYIGYTEEEPKDTQTFGLKSLRLGKALESGYVVTVEPGIYMIPELIDIWQSENKNAEFINYDKVNEYRNFGGVRVEDDFLITDDGYRLLGNGLITTVDEIENYRTEHLA
- a CDS encoding AraC family transcriptional regulator; this encodes MKSLQFSVPADTNKSIRIQEDIMPNFYPYFHRHTETQIMWILKGHGTLAIEQNLFTFEPGDIFYLGANQSHVFKGDFAENEKQKVHAISIFFDPDKKISAFFDLPEFEELKNFIEHSKVGFQVALKLKKSIGESMAALQKTQGIEQIIDFIKILNHLMQNRQLHIPLSSEKNLPNHISENDQRIIDAQNYIKKNFTQQKLTLDAIAKEACMTPQAFCRSFKKRTRITYIQYLNELRVQRACRLLTSSSMYSISSVAFNSGFNSLTNFNRVFKSIMKYSPKEYLKHYKEATMDHE